Below is a window of Equus quagga isolate Etosha38 chromosome 4, UCLA_HA_Equagga_1.0, whole genome shotgun sequence DNA.
CCCATTGTTAATGTCACTTACTGGATAGTACATTTTTTACAAAAGATGAACCTACATTGtctcgacgaaaataatccataaccaatctataaatgaaaatttgggtgagtttattctgagctgaaatctgaggaccatggcccggggcctttatTCCTGAAgtaagaaagggcaccaaagaagtgaggtatacagagtggttatatacccccaaacaggatgtttcacatatgattgaaatgtcccttccacaatagtcacaagattgccctgttggcacagcgcttgatggacacagcaggtagtgggtctgctatctcagagggggTAGCAGGAGGCAAGCTTATTGtgtcgagctgggtggtcacagcaaTCAGtgcctagcctaaggaaagatgcttaatccttaaggaaatgccagcgttgggagagggagggaagttgcacctttatctcaagggcctttgttcttgccatagggaatatctaaagcagatatacaatgcatgctcaacggccttggtcaggcccttttggaaagacaaggtcaggccgaattaggtttacaccaaatggcttcctcatattctccaatatatcctgttgcttgccatttttatttgtcaattgaCATGTCATAATCACACAAGGTCTGTAGTTTACAtttgggttcactcttggtgttgtacattctttggGTTTGGATGAATGTATGATGACATCTGtttatcattataatatcatacagagtttTTTgcctgccctaaaaatcctctctgctctgtctcgcatttctttttgattctttcttggaatttccatctctctccttacattgcccatctgttctttcaTGTTGTCTGCTTTTGCCATTAGAaatcttagcatattaatcacacttgttttaaattcctggtcttaTTGTTCCAACATCCCTGATATATCTGAGTCTGCTTCTGATGCTTGATCtgtgttttcaaactttgttttttgccttttagtatgtcttgtaattttttgttgaaagctggacatgatgtaTTGGGTAAAAGGAACTCTGATAAATAGGCTTTTAGTGGTGGTAAGGTGTTGGGGAGGTGAAGTGTCTTTTAGTTCTACGATTAAATCTTGGTCTTTTAGTGACCCTGTGCTCATGGCTGTGAGCTCTGAAAGTGCTTCTTAGTCCTCCCCACACACCTTAAGTTGGACAGAATGGTTAGAATGGGCTGGAATTGTGTATGTTCCTTACCCCAATAGGTTAgactctggtaaaatagtttctcttgagggcaggccttgttaagaagaacagaatgctctggtgtatttcaaaataattcctttttccccttctcttgctGGAAGCACAAGgaaatttttctctgatatttgctGTGGGAACCTGATTGAGCTccaggaggtaaaactcacaaaagtgtggggaTCCCTCTGTGACTTTATTCCTCATCTTGATTTCACCGTGTTACAGTGAGATAGCCCTGTAAAACTCGTGAGTGCTGGTTTTTGAAACAATGCCATTGCAAGTAGTTTTATTAAAGTTTAAACTGAAGCAGAGATTTATTTGGTTGAATATGAGGAAATTCATTGTAGCTTTGGTTTCTGTCGTTTGTGTCTTTCTCTTCAGTACTTGGATCATGAGACTGTTTCGGCCATGTTCATCGACAGTAGTGGGCAGTTTGTTTCCTCCCAGGTGTCAGGAATTAGCCGGAATCCTTACTGTGGCTATGAGCACCAGACTCTGTCCAGCCGGGAGCGCGTGGAAGAGGACTCCTTGCTGGCCGCCTTACAGTGGCAGGTGCCTGACATGGGCCCAGTCCCATTTTTGAAGAGCACTGACCCTTCTTCCAGCTACTTTGTCATCTTGAACTCTGCAGCCTTCTTCAAGGTGGGAAGCCAGCTAGAGGTGCTGGTTCATGTACAGGATTTTCAAAGAAGGCCCAAGAAGTATGGTGGAGACTACCTGCAGGCCAGAATCCACTCTCCTAAGCTGCaagcaggggctgtgggcagagTGGTAGACTACCAGAATGGGTCTTACAAGGTCTTTTTCACATTGCTCTGGCCAGGCAAAGTTAAAGTGTCCGTATCTCTGGTCCACCCCAGTGAAGGGATCAGAGTTCTTCAGCACCTGCAGGAAGAGAAGCCAGACAGGGTCTATTTCAAGAGTCTCTTCCGTTCAGGAAGAATTTCTGAAACTACTGAATGCAACGTGTGTCTTCCTGGGAGCCTGCCCCTGTGTAACTTCACAGATCTCTACACTGGAGAACCCTGGTTCTGCTTCAAGCCGAAGAAGCTGCCTTGCAGCAGCAGGATTAACCATTTCAAAGGCGGGTACCTGAAGGGCCTTGTCACCGCTGCCGAGAATGCCTTCTTCCAGAGGTGCGCTCCCATTCTCGGTTGATGGAAGAGTCGCTTTCCGCCGTCCTTATCCTGTTTAGGAGACTTTCCGGTTTTGGTTAtatgctgcttctctctctgaacTTGGCCCCATTCAGGAGAGATggtcaataagaaaataaacacagatttatattttgtgatttgttttttaaaagagaagtttaGTACTTGTTCCAGTTCAAATTAAAGACCTTTTAcccttgaatttttgtttttttaccctCCTATCTATGTTTTACTTCAGAACTACATAGCATGTCTGTAGCTGTATAAGCAGGGTCACTTATTCACAGATGAAAGAACCATCCAAGAACAGGGCAGCTGGAGGGCTGGTAGTCAGGTTGGTGTTTTAGCTTCATGTCTAATAAACtaaaactgtttttctgtttttgctgaggaagattctcctgagctaacacccactgctgatcttcctctttttctatgtgagccactgacacaacatggccactgacagacaagtggtgtaggtctgcacccaggaactgaacctgggccacagaagcagagcacaccaaactcaaccactaggccactggagccggccctaaaacatttttaagtgatatATTATCAGTTATTAAAGTCATATAAAAATTGATTGACAGGGAAAAGATGAATTATGGCAATATTGCTGATTTAATGGTAAGCATGGCAAACCAGGAACACCATAGCAAACTACATTTTTTAAGTTAACAGTTGTTGAAATTACTACATCATTGTGCACAAATTCCTATTTTTGAaactaaatgtaaaactttttaGCATAATGATCAATACATGAAGTAATGTGCAGAGCCAAATGTGTGGAGTCAGTGTGAAttagaatttctgttttcttcaacaGTCCATATAGTTCTGAAATAAAACAACATTCCTAAGAAACAAAGTTAGAAAAGCTACCTGGTCAAAAAGTACCATTATTTGTAAGgatgtaaaaatgttttttattttttaatgaaatatgtactttttaaacATTCCCTGGTAGAGAGGGATTTTTGCTGAGTATATCGGAACACCTTAAAAAATTTTGTTCTGTGGCCACTCATTACTTGGTGGGGGAAGATTCCTACCATAGGGTGTGTGGACTATAGGAGCTTCTAAAATAAAACCCTCGGATTTCCACTTCTCCTGGAGTCAACTTTTGGTCAAAACAGTCTGTGCACGTTTGACGGACTCCTGCCATGCTTTAGAAGGCCGGCAGGGGGAGCATGCCTCAGGGTACTTACTGTACCGTTCTCAAGAAGGCTGCCGACTTTTTTGCACAGCTCAGGACAAAAGGACGTTAGCtgtagtttgaatcctggcttcagACCTCAGACACGCTATTTATTGATGACTGGGAGCAGATTATTTCATTTCCGTG
It encodes the following:
- the NXPE3 gene encoding NXPE family member 3 isoform X2 — protein: MWINFFRLRLFCCLLAVLMVLVLVINVTQVEYLDHETVSAMFIDSSGQFVSSQVSGISRNPYCGYEHQTLSSRERVEEDSLLAALQWQVPDMGPVPFLKSTDPSSSYFVILNSAAFFKVGSQLEVLVHVQDFQRRPKKYGGDYLQARIHSPKLQAGAVGRVVDYQNGSYKVFFTLLWPGKVKVSVSLVHPSEGIRVLQHLQEEKPDRVYFKSLFRSGRISETTECNVCLPGSLPLCNFTDLYTGEPWFCFKPKKLPCSSRINHFKGGYLKGLVTAAENAFFQSGVNIKVPINSSGPDWVTVIPRRTKDLVEFNLGSPKNVGPFLAVDQKHSILLRYRCHGPPIRFTTVFSNELRYVANELNGIVGGKNTVVAIAVWSHFSTFPLEVYIRRLRNIRRAVVQLLDRSPKTVVVIRTANAQELGPEVSLFNSDWYNFQLDTILRKMFSGVGVYLVDAWEMTLAHYLPHKLHPDEVIVKNQLDMFLSFVCPLET